Proteins encoded by one window of Nasonia vitripennis strain AsymCx chromosome 5, Nvit_psr_1.1, whole genome shotgun sequence:
- the LOC100123826 gene encoding probable palmitoyltransferase ZDHHC24 has translation MLIRRKILPRTASDILSTTFLLIIVPLLYWFELWVVLPNLYEPGSAMYIFHFCLGSFIMINIVGNFTYTVLSDTSTQRVVVPTSKMNIKEGWRLCAVCTSIAPPRSWHCTTCDTCILKRDHHCIFTACCVGHYNHRYFLMFIFYLFVATVYSFAYNNFFIWSRIHFEFPMTIVKLVFPVAIFIFGFDGSMEQFYLMLYIVTVIGMLFTGALCVYHFNLLFNGCTSDERNKKNYSYSLGWKQNIKEVFGDKWYLVWLIPYVPSKLPQDGVSWHRSSKWNMNNSKCK, from the coding sequence ATGTTGATCCGACGGAAAATTCTGCCTCGAACGGCCAGCGACATCCTCTCCACGACGTTCCTGCTGATAATCGTACCGTTGCTCTACTGGTTCGAGCTATGGGTTGTCCTGCCTAATCTGTATGAGCCCGGCTCTGCTATGTATATATTCCACTTTTGTCTGGGAAGCTTCATCATGATTAACATTGTGGGTAACTTCACCTATACCGTGCTCTCTGATACCAGTACTCAACGAGTGGTAGTACCAACGAGTAAAATGAATATTAAGGAAGGCTGGAGGCTCTGTGCTGTCTGCACGTCGATAGCACCTCCTAGATCTTGGCATTGTACAACCTGTGACACGTGTATCTTGAAGAGGGATCATCATTGTATATTTACAGCCTGCTGTGTGGGACACTATAATCATAGATACTTCCTGATGTTCATATTCTATTTGTTTGTTGCTACGGTGTATTCCTTTGCTTATAATAACTTCTTTATCTGGAGCAGGATACACTTTGAGTTTCCTATGACTATCGTCAAACTGGTGTTCCCTGTggctatatttatattcggatTCGATGGCTCGATGGAACAGTTCTACTTGATGCTCTACATCGTCACTGTCATAGGAATGCTGTTTACTGGTGCTCTTTGCGTTTACCATTTCAATCTGCTCTTCAATGGCTGTACTTCTGACGAAAGAAACAAGAAGAACTATAGCTACAGTTTGGGATGGAAGCAGAACATTAAAGAGGTTTTTGGCGACAAATGGTATTTGGTATGGTTAATCCCCTATGTTCCATCCAAGTTGCCACAAGACGGAGTGTCCTGGCACAGATCCAGCAAGTGGAATATGAACAATAGCAAGTGCAAGTAA